In Excalfactoria chinensis isolate bCotChi1 chromosome 5, bCotChi1.hap2, whole genome shotgun sequence, a single genomic region encodes these proteins:
- the RPS13 gene encoding small ribosomal subunit protein uS15, with the protein MGRMHAPGKGLSQSALPYRRSVPTWLKLTSDDVKEQIYKLAKKGLTPSQIGVILRDSHGVAQVRFVTGNKILRILKSKGLAPDLPEDLYHLIKKAVAVRKHLERNRKDKDAKFRLILIESRIHRLARYYKTKRVLPPNWKYESSTASALVA; encoded by the exons ATGGGTCGCATGCACGCACCGGG GAAGGGCCTGTCCCAGTCCGCACTGCCCTATCGCCGCAGCGTGCCCACG TGGCTGAAACTTACTTCTGATGATGTAAAGGAACAGATCTACAAGCTGGCTAAGAAAGGCCTGACTCCCTCACAAATAG GTGTCATCCTGAGGGATTCCCATGGTGTTGCCCAGGTTCGCTTTGTGACAGGCAATAAAATCTTGAGAATCCTCAAATCGAAGGGACTGGCCCCAGACCTGCCAGAGGATCTTTATCACTTGATCAAGAAGGCTGTTGCTGTTCGCAAACATCTTGAGAGGAACAGGAAG GATAAAGATGCCAAGTTCCGTTTGATTCTGATTGAAAGCAGAATCCATAGGCTGGCTCGCTACTACAAAACCAAGAGAGTACTGCCACCCAACTGGAAGTA tGAATCATCGACAGCTTCTGCCCTGGTCGCATAA